One Phoenix dactylifera cultivar Barhee BC4 chromosome 8, palm_55x_up_171113_PBpolish2nd_filt_p, whole genome shotgun sequence genomic window carries:
- the LOC103723065 gene encoding EP1-like glycoprotein 2, whose protein sequence is MQRFLPPTPPCQPKPAELSQFSESMASPFPASLFSLPLLLFFLSTTIAHAKVQTFSYVNEGEFGPYITEYDANYRVLPIAASPFQMAFYNTTPNAFYLALRMGTTRSESTFRWVWEANRGRPVRENATFSLLSDGNLVLADAERRVVWSTGTANKGVVGLKILPSGNIVLYNAKGRFLWQSFDHPTDTLLVGQSLYVGGPTKLVSRKSTTDGSFGNYILVLESGGLAMYINDLTPKPLPYYNYSDGILGFSGNSVKLESEPETEDAFAYEVRLVENQGTIILARPKYNATLSFLRLDVDGNLVVYTYYDPVDYRAWEETFAFFSDEIGRLSGCALPSKCGDFGVCEDDMCVACPSPTGLLGWSKGCAQPSLRACKGGAGVGYYKVVAVENFLTSYSEGEGVVKVEECKRRCGLDCECVGFLYWEKESRCWLAPVLGTLAKVDDSLHVAYVKYIK, encoded by the coding sequence ATGCAACGTTTCCTTCCACCCACGCCTCCATGTCAACCGAAGCCCGCAGAGCTCTCTCAATTCTCTGAGTCCATGGCTTCTCCCTTCCccgcctccctcttctccctccccctcctcctcttcttcctctccaccACAATAGCCCATGCCAAGGTTCAGACCTTCAGCTATGTCAACGAGGGAGAATTCGGCCCCTACATAACGGAATACGACGCCAACTACCGCGTCCTCCCCATAGCCGCCTCCCCCTTCCAAATGGCCTTCTACAACACCACCCCCAACGCCTTCTACCTCGCCCTCCGCATGGGCACCACCCGCTCCGAGTCCACCTTCCGCTGGGTCTGGGAGGCCAACCGCGGCCGCCCCGTCCGTGAGAACGCCaccttctccctcctctccgacgGCAACCTCGTCCTTGCCGATGCCGAACGCCGCGTCGTCTGGTCCACCGGCACCGCCAACAAAGGCGTCGTCGGCCTCAAGATCCTCCCCAGCGGCAACATCGTCCTCTACAACGCCAAGGGCCGGTTCCTGTGGCAGAGCTTCGACCACCCCACCGACACCCTTTTGGTCGGCCAGTCCTTATATGTCGGCGGGCCGACAAAGCTCGTCAGCCGCAAATCCACCACCGACGGCTCCTTCGGAAACTACATCCTCGTGCTAGAGTCCGGTGGACTAGctatgtacatcaacgatctcACCCCAAAACCACTTCCTTACTACAACTACTCTGACGGTATACTCGGCTTCAGCGGGAATTCGGTGAAATTGGAAAGCGAGCCGGAGACGGAGGACGCCTTCGCGTATGAAGTGAGGCTGGTGGAGAATCAGGGCACGATCATACTGGCAAGGCCCAAATACAACGCCACCCTATCGTTCCTAAGATTGGACGTGGATGGAAACCTGGTGGTGTACACCTACTACGACCCGGTGGACTACCGGGCGTGGGAGGAGACCTTCGCCTTCTTCTCGGACGAGATTGGGAGGCTGAGCGGGTGCGCCCTGCCGAGCAAGTGCGGCGACTTCGGGGTGTGCGAGGATGATATGTGCGTCGCCTGCCCATCGCCCACGGGATTGTTGGGTTGGAGCAAGGGATGCGCGCAGCCGAGTCTGAGGGCTTGCAAAGGAGGAGCAGGGGTGGGGTATTATAAGGTGGTGGCGGTGGAGAACTTTTTGACCAGTTACAGTGAAGGGGAGGGGGTGGTGAAAGTGGAGGAGTGCAAGAGGAGGTGCGGCTTGGATTGCGAGTGCGTGGGGTTCCTGTACTGGGAGAAGGAGTCGAGGTGCTGGCTGGCTCCGGTGCTCGGGACGCTTGCCAAGGTCGATGATTCCTTGCACGTGGCTTATGTCAAGTATATCAAGTGA
- the LOC103723053 gene encoding trihelix transcription factor ASIL2-like, with translation MEGRETKPPPPNPAMPYREDCWSEGATAALIEAWGDRYVELNRGNLRQKHWQEVADAVNSRRGAARRPPRTDVQCKNRIDTLKKKYKTEKTKIVDGAVESQWPFYSRLDALIGDSFPTKKPPHPPSPPLALPLTFHRKGSPLPAAAAAAAAAAAAARPLDSKEKRPAATALPVDDAFFRRNYSAAAAAAAERESESSSSRSSVERSRSSRERLSRGWKRRREGYGEGFRQLARAIRRLAEIYEKIEEEKQQQMIDLEKQRMEFAKGLEFQRMQIFVDSQVQLEKIKRSKRVDAESYLS, from the exons ATGGAGGGGAGGGAGACGAAGCCGCCGCCTCCCAACCCGGCGATGCCGTACCGGGAGGACTGCTGGAGCGAGGGAGCGACCGCGGCGCTCATCGAGGCCTGGGGGGACCGCTACGTCGAGCTCAATCGGGGAAACCTCCGACAGAAGCACTGGCAGGAGGTCGCCGACGCCGTCAACTCCCGGCGGGGCGCCGCGCGCCGCCCGCCGCGCACCGACGTCCAGTGCAAGAACCGGATCGACACCCTGAAGAAAAAGTATAAGACTGAGAAGACCAAGATCGTCGATGGCGCCGTCGAGAGCCAGTGGCCCTTCTACTCCCGTCTCGACGCCCTCATCGGCGACTCCTTTCCCACCAAGAAACCGCCGCACCCGCCGTCGCCGCCTCTCGCCCTCCCCCTCACCTTCCACCGCAAGGGATCCCCCCTCCCGGCGGCAGCGGCCGCTGCagccgctgccgccgccgcgGCGCGCCCTCTGGATTCGAAGGAGAAGCGCCCCGCGGCCACCGCGCTCCCCGTGGACGACGCCTTCTTCCGGCGGAACTACTCCGCGGCGGCCGCGGCCGCCGCGGAGAGGGAGTCCGAGTCCTCCTCTTCGAGATCCAGTGTGGAGAGGTCGAGGTCGAGCAGGGAAAGGCTTTCGAGGGGGTGGAAGAGGAGACGGGAAGGCTACGGAGAGGGATTCCGGCAGCTGGCGAGGGCGATCCGAAGGCTGGCGGAGATCTACGAGAAGATAGAAGAGGAGAAGCAGCAGCAGATGATCGATCTCGAGAAGCAGcggatggagtttgccaagggGCTGGAGTTCCAAAGGATGCAGATTTTTGTGGATTCCCAGGTCCAGCTGGAGAAGATCAAGCGATCCAAGCGAGTTGATGCTG AGAGTTACCTAAGTTAA
- the LOC103723052 gene encoding F-box protein MAX2-like — protein MAVVGGERGKTHVHDLPEAVLSQVLELVRDVRSRNAVALVCRKWRFLERLTRTSLSLRGHIRNPFLLPTCFPSVSHLDLSLLSPWGYHPFHYLPAPTRLDGYLHPDNYNDHHHLLAADQQHLVAQRLGQAFPNVMSLTVYARDPSALQALAPHWPGLRHAKLVRWHQRPQNPLGADVAPLLAACSSLLSLDLSHFYCWTEDLPPALQAYPAAAASLACLDLLSASSAEGFRASELAAIAAACPNLRHLLASCVFNPRYFGFVGDASLQALAAACPRLSLLHLVDPSTLSSARPTHDPADNDLTQDDAAITATGLESLFAALPELEDLAFDLGHNVRDAGPALEALGRKCPRIKSLKLGHLHGVCKAVWLHLDGVSLCGGLETLSVKNCPDLTDAGLATIARGCRRLSRLEIHGCGKVTETGVKKLASMLRSTLVDVRISGCRQLDAAQSLRALEPVRDRIERLHVDCVWVRPELKRSPENMAKAAANLDDLLEFEEQEISDELRDKKCSRHWEEECVDDGDPSKSSDSSSGFWCWIWDRLRFLSVWVPAGEVLSPLVDAGLDCCPELEEICIKVEGDCRTCPKPAQRVFGLSSLSRYPRLAKMKLDCGEAIGYALTAPTGHMDLSLWERFYLHGIGDLNLYELDYWPPQDKEVNQRSLSLPATGLIQECLTLRKLFIHGTTHEHFMRFFLAMPNLRDVQLREDYYPAPENDTSTKMRVDSCSRFEDALNSTLIPD, from the coding sequence atggccgtagtaggaggagagagaggaaaaacgcATGTCCACGACCTGCCGGAGGCGGTCCTGAGCCAAGTTTTGGAGCTGGTGAGGGACGTGCGGTCCCGCAACGCGGTGGCCCTGGTGTGCCGCAAGTGGCGCTTCCTCGAACGCCTCACCCgcacctccctctccctccgcgGCCACATCCGAaaccccttcctcctccccacCTGTTTTCCCTCCGTCTCCCACCTCgacctctccctcctctccccctGGGGCTACCATCCCTTTCACTACTTACCCGCTCCCACCCGACTCGACGGCTATCTCCATCCCGATAATTATAACGACCACCACCACTTACTCGCCGCCGACCAGCAGCACCTCGTCGCCCAGCGCCTCGGCCAGGCCTTCCCCAATGTCATGTCTCTCACCGTCTACGCCCGCGATCCTTCCGCCCTCCAGGCCCTCGCCCCGCACTGGCCGGGACTCCGCCACGCCAAGCTCGTCCGGTGGCACCAGCGGCCCCAAAATCCGCTGGGCGCTGACGTCGCCCCGCTTCTCGCCGCCtgttcctccctcctctccctcgaccTCTCCCACTTCTACTGCTGGACCGAGGACCTCCCCCCGGCCCTCCAGGCCtaccccgccgccgccgcctcccttGCCTGCCTAGACCTCCTCTCCGCCTCCTCCGCCGAGGGATTCCGCGCCTCCGAGCTCGCCGCCATAGCGGCCGCCTGCCCCAACCTCCGCCACCTCCTCGCCTCCTGCGTCTTCAACCCCCGCTACTTCGGGTTCGTCGGCGACGCCTCCCTCCAAGCCCTCGCCGCCGCCTGCCCCCGCCTctccctcctccacctcgtcgaCCCCTCCACACTCTCCTCCGCCCGGCCCACCCACGACCCGGCAGACAACGATCTCACCCAGGACGACGCCGCAATCACCGCCACCGGGCTGGAGAGCCTCTTCGCCGCGCTCCCCGAGCTCGAGGACCTCGCCTTCGACCTCGGCCACAACGTCCGGGACGCCGGCCCAGCATTGGAGGCCCTCGGGCGCAAATGCCCCCGGATCAAGTCCCTCAAGTTGGGACACCTCCACGGCGTCTGCAAGGCCGTATGGCTGCATCTCGACGGCGTCTCCCTCTGCGGCGGGCTGGAGACCCTCTCCGTCAAGAATTGCCCCGATCTGACCGACGCCGGCCTCGCCACCATTGCCCGGGGCTGCCGCAGACTGTCCAGGCTCGAGATCCACGGATGCGGCAAGGTCACCGAGACCGGGGTCAAGAAGCTGGCCAGCATGCTCCGGTCCACCCTCGTGGACGTGAGGATCTCCGGCTGCCGGCAGCTCGACGCCGCCCAATCCCTGCGCGCCCTGGAGCCCGTACGGGACCGCATCGAGCGCCTCCACGTCGACTGCGTCTGGGTCAGGCCCGAGCTCAAACGATCACCTGAGAACATGGCTAAAGCTGCTGCAAACCTGGACGATCTTCTTGAATTTGAGGAGCAGGAGATTTCAGACGAATTGAGGGACAAGAAATGTAGTAGGCATTGGGAAGAGGAGTGTGTTGATGATGGTGATCCTAGCAAGAGCAGCGACAGCAGCAGTGGTTTCTGGTGTTGGATATGGGATCGGCTCCGCTTTCTATCAGTATGGGTGCCGGCCGGCGAAGTACTAAGCCCCCTAGTGGACGCTGGACTGGACTGCTGTCCCGAACTTGAAGAGATTTGCATCAAGGTGGAAGGTGACTGCAGGACCTGCCCCAAGCCGGCCCAGCGAGTATTCGGACTGAGCTCCCTCTCCCGCTATCCTCGGCTGGCAAAGATGAAGCTGGACTGCGGGGAGGCGATCGGATATGCGCTGACTGCGCCGACAGGGCACATGGATTTGAGCTTGTGGGAGAGGTTCTACCTTCATGGGATCGGGGACCTGAACCTCTATGAGCTCGACTACTGGCCGCCGCAGGACAAGGAGGTGAACCAGAGAAGCCTCTCCCTTCCGGCGACCGGCCTGATCCAGGAGTGTCTTACTCTGAGGAAGCTTTTCATCCACGGAACTACCCACGAGCACTTCATGAGGTTCTTTCTCGCGATGCCTAATCTCCGGGATGTGCAGCTCAGAGAAGATTACTATCCGGCGCCAGAGAATGATACGAGCACCAAGATGAGAGTGGATTCCTGCAGTCGCTTCGAAGATGCTTTAAACAGCACGTTAATTCCTGATTAG